In Desulfosporosinus youngiae DSM 17734, the genomic stretch CAACAGATGGTCAGAGGCGGTGACTTAGGCCGAAAAACGGGCAGAGGTTTCTATAAGTATTAAAATTGAGAAAATCAAGGAGGAAAATCGTATGCTCTTAAAAGACAAGGTAGCCATTGTTACCGGTGGGGCAAGAGGAATCGGCAGGGAAACTGCTCTGGTCTTTGCCCGCGCAGGGGCCAAAGTGGTGGTGGCCGATTTCGATAAGGAAGCGGGAGAAAAAACCGCCGGCGACATTAACACATCGGGCGGCCAAGCCATTTTTAGGCAAGTGGACGTGACGGACAGGGATAATGTTCAGGCCATGGTCGATGAAACCAAGGAGCGCTTCGGTCAAATCGATATTTTGGTCAACAATGCGGGAATTACCGCCGATGCCATGCTGCTTAAAATGACGGAGGCTCAATGGGATAGGGTTATCGGAGTTAACTTAAAGGGTGTCTTTAATTGTACCCAGCTTGTCGTTCCGGCCATGGTTGAACAGGGAGGGGGAGTTATTCTTAACGCCTCTTCTGT encodes the following:
- the fabG gene encoding 3-oxoacyl-ACP reductase FabG, translated to MLLKDKVAIVTGGARGIGRETALVFARAGAKVVVADFDKEAGEKTAGDINTSGGQAIFRQVDVTDRDNVQAMVDETKERFGQIDILVNNAGITADAMLLKMTEAQWDRVIGVNLKGVFNCTQLVVPAMVEQGGGVILNASSVVGLYGNIGQTNYAATKSGVIGMTKSWAKELGRKGIRVNAVAPGFIISDMTAKVPEKLLGVMKEKTALNRLGEVQDIAHTYLFLASDYASYITGQVLGVDGGLVV